From a region of the Andreesenia angusta genome:
- the ilvB gene encoding biosynthetic-type acetolactate synthase large subunit, translating into MLVAEAIVKCLEREGVEVVFGYPGAHIAPIYDVMRERGMKHVLVRNEQSAAHNANGYSRASSKVGVCMATSGPGATNLITGIATAYMDSVPMVVITGQVPLKLIGTDVFQEADIIGATEPFTKYNRLIQSKEEVLEAIKEAFHIARTGRPGPVLLDIPEDIQIEKLEKFEYPEEVNIRGYNPVYEGHVGQIKRAVSRIKKAKRPVICSGGGIINADAKEELQAFADRLGIPVATTFMGTGSYPTRGENYIGAVGTHGDIYANKIVYEADLVIIVGSKVSDRSKLSNIADAATIIHIDIDSAEIGKNLDVDIPVVGDAKQIIAEIDSRIDSLDIEGWREQAKSLKEQYKREVTVTKYVNPMEAMKFASRNMGEDLIVVTDVGQNQFWATKNFEMYGKRKLLGSGGLGTMGYSLPASIGAKFGSPESEVICTVGDGGIQMLLAELGVITEEELDIKIVVFNNSRLGMVRELQDKRYGKGNTSGVVFEKSPNFVKIAEGYGIEGRRVSTDEEFREAFLEMMKSEKAFLIEAKVETEFETL; encoded by the coding sequence ATGTGCTCGTCAGAAACGAGCAGTCGGCAGCCCACAACGCCAACGGATACAGCAGGGCAAGTTCCAAAGTCGGCGTATGCATGGCTACCTCAGGGCCGGGAGCTACAAACCTCATAACTGGAATAGCAACTGCATATATGGACTCCGTTCCTATGGTGGTTATAACAGGGCAGGTTCCGCTTAAGCTGATTGGAACAGATGTATTCCAGGAAGCCGACATAATAGGAGCTACAGAGCCTTTTACCAAGTACAACAGACTTATACAGAGCAAGGAAGAAGTGCTTGAAGCCATAAAAGAGGCTTTCCACATAGCTAGAACGGGAAGGCCGGGTCCGGTGCTGCTGGACATACCAGAGGACATTCAGATAGAGAAGCTTGAAAAGTTCGAATACCCTGAAGAAGTCAACATAAGAGGCTACAACCCTGTGTACGAAGGTCATGTTGGACAGATAAAGAGAGCTGTATCCAGGATAAAGAAAGCCAAGAGGCCTGTGATATGCTCAGGTGGAGGGATTATAAACGCCGACGCCAAAGAGGAGCTCCAAGCCTTTGCGGACAGGCTGGGCATACCTGTAGCTACTACTTTTATGGGCACGGGAAGCTACCCTACAAGAGGAGAGAACTATATAGGAGCTGTGGGCACTCATGGTGATATATATGCAAACAAGATAGTCTATGAAGCCGACCTCGTAATAATAGTGGGATCAAAGGTTTCAGACAGGTCGAAGCTAAGCAATATAGCTGACGCTGCGACGATAATCCATATAGATATAGACTCGGCCGAGATAGGCAAGAACTTGGACGTGGACATACCTGTAGTGGGTGATGCAAAGCAGATAATAGCGGAGATAGACAGCAGGATAGATTCGCTTGACATAGAGGGCTGGAGAGAACAGGCCAAGTCTCTGAAAGAGCAGTATAAGCGTGAGGTTACAGTTACAAAGTATGTAAACCCTATGGAGGCCATGAAGTTTGCCTCTAGGAATATGGGCGAAGACCTTATAGTCGTTACAGACGTAGGTCAGAACCAGTTCTGGGCCACTAAGAACTTCGAGATGTACGGCAAGAGAAAGCTGCTTGGCTCGGGCGGGCTTGGAACTATGGGATACAGCTTGCCGGCTTCGATAGGGGCCAAGTTCGGATCTCCTGAGAGCGAAGTCATATGCACAGTGGGAGACGGCGGAATTCAGATGCTTCTGGCTGAGCTGGGAGTCATAACAGAGGAAGAGCTGGACATAAAGATAGTGGTCTTCAACAACTCGAGGCTTGGAATGGTGAGAGAGCTTCAGGACAAGAGGTATGGAAAAGGCAATACAAGCGGAGTTGTATTCGAGAAGTCGCCTAATTTCGTGAAAATAGCGGAGGGCTATGGAATCGAAGGGCGAAGGGTTTCTACAGACGAAGAGTTCAGAGAGGCCTTTCTAGAGATGATGAAGTCAGAAAAGGCATTTTTGATAGAGGCAAAAGTCGAAACAGAGTTTGAAACATTGTAG